From Pantoea sp. Ep11b, the proteins below share one genomic window:
- the lepB gene encoding signal peptidase I has protein sequence MANMFALILAIATLITGIVWVIDRFKWAPERRAKQAAAQAQTGNALDSKTLAKVSSQPGWVETTASVFPVLAVVFIVRSFIYEPFQIPSGSMMPTLLIGDFILVEKFAYGIKDPITQTTLIPTGEPKRGDIAVFKYPKDPSLDYIKRVIGLPGDKVIYDPYSKTLTVKPACTDEKACVSALAVTYTDVEPSNFIQTFSGFDGNETGNGFYQVPQGDTLRGGLRLGTRKETIGNVTHDILLVNEAQSQAGMYFQQPGQPQATWVVPKGQYFMMGDNRDNSADSRYWGFVPERNLVGKAVAIWMSFEKQEGQWPTGVRFSRIGGIH, from the coding sequence ATGGCTAATATGTTCGCCCTGATTCTGGCGATAGCGACGCTGATTACTGGCATCGTCTGGGTTATTGATCGGTTCAAATGGGCGCCTGAGCGTCGTGCGAAACAGGCGGCGGCCCAGGCCCAGACCGGTAATGCGCTCGACAGCAAAACGCTGGCGAAGGTCTCTTCTCAGCCAGGCTGGGTGGAAACCACCGCCTCCGTGTTCCCGGTGCTGGCCGTGGTCTTCATCGTGCGTTCGTTTATTTACGAGCCGTTCCAGATCCCGTCGGGCTCGATGATGCCGACTCTGCTGATTGGCGATTTTATTCTGGTGGAGAAGTTTGCCTACGGCATCAAGGATCCGATTACCCAGACCACGCTGATCCCGACCGGTGAGCCAAAACGGGGTGATATCGCGGTATTCAAATACCCGAAAGATCCGAGCCTGGACTACATCAAGCGCGTGATTGGCCTGCCGGGCGACAAAGTCATCTATGATCCTTACAGCAAAACGCTGACGGTGAAACCGGCCTGCACCGATGAAAAAGCCTGCGTGTCGGCGTTAGCGGTGACCTACACTGACGTGGAACCGAGCAATTTTATTCAGACCTTCAGCGGCTTTGATGGCAACGAAACCGGCAACGGCTTCTATCAGGTGCCGCAGGGCGATACGCTGCGCGGCGGACTGCGCCTGGGAACCCGCAAAGAGACCATCGGCAACGTTACGCATGACATCCTGCTGGTTAACGAAGCGCAGAGTCAGGCGGGCATGTATTTTCAGCAGCCGGGTCAGCCGCAGGCGACCTGGGTAGTGCCGAAAGGGCAATACTTCATGATGGGCGACAACCGTGATAACAGCGCCGACAGCCGCTACTGGGGCTTTGTCCCTGAGCGTAATCTGGTGGGTAAAGCGGTCGCTATCTGGATGAGCTTTGAGAAACAAGAAGGGCAGTGGCCAACCGGCGTGCGATTCAGTCGCATCGGCGGTATTCACTAA
- the lepA gene encoding translation elongation factor 4 encodes MKHIRNFSIIAHIDHGKSTLSDRLIQICGGLTDREMAAQVLDSMDLERERGITIKAQSVTLDYHAKDGETYQLNFIDTPGHVDFSYEVSRSLAACEGALLVVDAGQGVEAQTLANCYTAMEMDLEVVPVLNKIDLPAADPERAAQEIEDIVGIDAADAVRCSAKTGVGVPDVLERLVRDIPPPEGDPDGPLQALIIDSWFDNYLGVVSLVRVKNGTMRKGDKIKVLSTGQTYNADRLGIFTPKQVDRTELNCGEVGWLVCAIKDILGAPVGDTLTTARNPADKALPGFKKVKPQVYAGLFPISSDDYEAFRDALGKLSLNDASLFYEPESSTALGFGFRCGFLGLLHMEIIQERLEREYDLDLITTAPTVVYEVVTTSGEVVYVDSPSKLPPLNNIEELREPIAECHMLLPQEYLGNVITLCIEKRGVQTNMVYHGKQVALTYEIPMAEVVLDFFDRLKSTSRGYASLDYNFKRFQPSDMVRVDVLINSERVDALALITHRDNAPYRGRDLVEKMKDLIPRQQFDIAIQAAIGNHIIARSTVKQLRKNVLAKCYGGDVSRKKKLLQKQKDGKKRMKQVGNVELPQEAFLAILHVGKDSK; translated from the coding sequence ATGAAGCACATAAGAAATTTCTCCATCATCGCTCACATCGACCATGGTAAATCTACGCTCTCTGACCGCCTTATTCAGATCTGTGGTGGCCTCACTGACCGTGAGATGGCTGCGCAGGTTCTCGATTCCATGGATCTGGAGCGCGAGCGTGGCATTACCATCAAAGCCCAGAGCGTGACACTCGATTACCACGCGAAAGACGGCGAAACTTACCAGCTCAATTTCATCGATACCCCGGGCCACGTTGACTTCTCCTACGAAGTCTCCCGCTCACTGGCAGCCTGTGAAGGCGCACTGCTGGTGGTGGACGCCGGTCAGGGTGTTGAAGCGCAGACACTGGCGAACTGCTACACCGCGATGGAGATGGATCTGGAAGTGGTGCCGGTTCTGAACAAGATTGACCTGCCCGCCGCCGATCCCGAGCGCGCCGCGCAGGAAATTGAAGATATCGTCGGTATCGACGCTGCCGATGCGGTGCGCTGTTCCGCCAAGACCGGCGTTGGCGTACCGGACGTGCTGGAACGTCTGGTGCGCGATATTCCGCCGCCGGAAGGCGACCCGGATGGCCCGCTGCAGGCGCTGATCATCGACTCCTGGTTCGATAACTACCTGGGTGTTGTCTCGCTGGTGCGTGTGAAAAACGGCACCATGCGCAAAGGCGACAAGATCAAAGTCCTGAGTACCGGTCAGACCTACAATGCTGACCGTCTGGGGATCTTCACGCCGAAACAGGTCGACCGCACCGAACTGAACTGCGGCGAAGTGGGCTGGCTGGTCTGCGCCATCAAAGACATTCTCGGCGCACCTGTGGGCGATACGCTGACCACCGCGCGTAATCCGGCGGACAAAGCGCTGCCAGGCTTTAAAAAAGTGAAGCCGCAGGTTTATGCCGGTCTGTTCCCGATCAGCTCTGATGACTATGAAGCCTTCCGCGACGCGCTGGGTAAACTGAGCCTGAACGACGCCTCCCTGTTCTATGAGCCAGAAAGCTCGACGGCGCTGGGCTTTGGTTTCCGCTGCGGCTTCCTGGGTCTGCTGCACATGGAGATCATTCAGGAGCGTCTGGAGCGCGAATATGACCTCGATCTGATCACTACCGCCCCGACGGTAGTCTATGAAGTGGTGACCACCAGTGGTGAAGTGGTGTATGTCGACAGCCCGTCCAAGCTGCCGCCGCTGAACAACATCGAAGAGCTGCGTGAGCCGATTGCCGAATGTCACATGCTGCTGCCGCAGGAGTACCTGGGCAACGTCATTACGCTCTGTATTGAGAAGCGTGGCGTGCAGACCAACATGGTTTATCACGGCAAGCAGGTTGCGCTGACCTATGAAATTCCGATGGCAGAAGTGGTGCTCGACTTCTTCGACCGTCTGAAGTCAACCTCGCGCGGTTACGCCTCGCTGGATTACAACTTCAAACGCTTCCAGCCTTCGGACATGGTGCGCGTTGACGTTCTGATTAACAGTGAACGTGTGGATGCGCTGGCGCTGATTACGCACCGCGACAACGCCCCTTATCGCGGACGCGACCTGGTGGAGAAGATGAAAGATCTGATCCCGCGTCAGCAGTTCGACATCGCGATTCAGGCTGCCATCGGCAACCACATCATCGCCCGTTCGACGGTAAAACAGCTGCGTAAAAACGTGCTGGCCAAATGTTATGGCGGCGACGTCAGCCGTAAGAAGAAACTGTTGCAGAAACAGAAAGATGGTAAGAAACGCATGAAGCAGGTAGGTAACGTTGAGCTGCCACAGGAAGCGTTCCTCGCCATTCTGCATGTCGGTAAGGACAGCAAATAA
- the rseC gene encoding SoxR-reducing system protein RseC yields MMREWATVVAWQDGIATLHTEAKTSCNSCQARKGCGSHMLNKLGPKNAHVMQIASSKPLQPGQRIELGIKESSLLGSALLVYMTPLFGLFLVAGLFQSLFGSDLAAACGALLGGIGGFIVAKGVSMKFGDREAFQPVILSVALPPDALRVESEA; encoded by the coding sequence ATGATGAGAGAATGGGCCACCGTGGTGGCATGGCAGGATGGTATCGCCACGCTGCACACGGAAGCAAAAACCTCCTGCAACAGCTGCCAGGCCCGTAAAGGCTGCGGCAGCCATATGCTCAACAAGCTCGGCCCGAAGAATGCGCATGTGATGCAGATCGCCAGCAGCAAGCCGCTGCAGCCGGGCCAGCGCATTGAGCTGGGCATTAAAGAGAGCAGCCTGCTCGGATCGGCACTGCTGGTCTACATGACGCCGCTCTTTGGCCTGTTTCTGGTGGCGGGGCTGTTTCAGTCGCTCTTCGGCAGCGACCTGGCGGCCGCCTGTGGCGCGCTGCTGGGCGGCATCGGTGGATTCATCGTCGCCAAAGGCGTGTCGATGAAATTTGGCGATCGCGAAGCCTTTCAGCCCGTCATTCTCAGCGTTGCCTTACCGCCCGATGCGCTGCGTGTTGAAAGCGAAGCGTAA
- the rseB gene encoding sigma-E factor regulatory protein RseB, with translation MKPLWYAVSLLAGSLFWSSAAPAQTSASGALLQQMEQASQNLNYEFAYINVSRIGIESLRYRHAVIDNRIFAQLLQMDGPRREVIQRGNDISYFEPGLDPFSLPGTHIIDALPSVIFADFARLSSAYDFITVGRSRIADQMCDVLRIVSRDGTRYSYVVWLDVDTRLPLRIDLLDRDGETLEQFRVISFAVDEGVRNLMQGLEKANLPPSLSVPKGDAVTLSWQPGWLPAGMSLVSQNRRTLPGLNKNMESKLYSDGLFSFAINVTPADKTSNTQTLRTGRRTVQTVVRNNSEIAVIGELPPSTAKRIADSIDLGSQK, from the coding sequence ATGAAGCCGCTTTGGTATGCTGTTAGCCTGCTGGCAGGCAGTCTGTTCTGGTCATCTGCGGCCCCGGCGCAAACCTCTGCGTCCGGGGCGCTATTGCAGCAGATGGAGCAGGCAAGCCAGAACCTCAACTACGAATTCGCCTATATCAACGTCTCCCGCATCGGCATTGAATCGCTGCGTTATCGTCACGCGGTGATCGATAACCGGATTTTTGCGCAGCTGCTGCAGATGGATGGACCGCGCCGGGAAGTGATCCAGCGTGGCAACGATATCAGCTATTTCGAACCCGGACTCGATCCCTTTTCCCTTCCCGGCACGCACATCATCGATGCACTGCCTTCGGTGATTTTTGCGGATTTCGCCAGGCTCTCCTCCGCCTACGATTTCATCACGGTTGGCCGCTCGCGCATCGCCGACCAGATGTGCGATGTGCTGCGCATCGTGTCGCGTGACGGCACCCGCTACAGTTATGTGGTCTGGCTGGACGTGGACACCAGGCTGCCGCTGCGCATCGACCTGCTCGACCGCGATGGTGAAACGCTGGAGCAGTTCCGTGTTATCAGCTTTGCGGTGGATGAGGGCGTGCGCAACCTGATGCAGGGGCTGGAAAAGGCGAATCTGCCGCCATCGCTCTCCGTGCCGAAAGGGGACGCGGTGACGCTCAGCTGGCAGCCTGGCTGGTTACCCGCCGGGATGTCGCTGGTGTCGCAGAACCGTCGTACGCTGCCGGGCCTGAATAAAAATATGGAGTCGAAGCTCTACAGCGATGGGCTGTTTAGCTTTGCCATTAACGTGACGCCGGCCGATAAAACCAGTAACACGCAGACATTGCGCACTGGACGTCGTACGGTCCAGACCGTTGTGCGCAATAATAGCGAGATTGCGGTGATCGGCGAACTGCCGCCCTCTACCGCGAAACGTATTGCGGACAGCATCGACCTGGGGTCACAAAAATGA
- the rseA gene encoding anti-sigma-E factor RseA has protein sequence MQKEKLSALMDGETLDNELFSALSKDAELQKSWASYHLIRDTMRGDVGEHLHFDISARVAAAIEKEPLRTVTTLIPEAQPEPSRWEKMPFWKKARPWAAQLTQVGVAACVSLAVIVGVQHYNQPQGSATQTSDSPVFNTLPMMGKASPVSLGVPSDAFDTNSANQQVQDQRRRVNAMLQDYELQRRLHADQLQFETSAPKQAQVDVPGNQSLGQQQQ, from the coding sequence ATGCAGAAAGAAAAACTTTCCGCTTTAATGGATGGTGAAACCTTAGACAACGAGCTGTTTTCCGCCCTGTCGAAGGACGCAGAATTACAGAAAAGCTGGGCGAGCTATCATCTGATTCGCGACACAATGCGCGGTGATGTTGGCGAGCATCTGCATTTTGATATCTCTGCGCGCGTTGCGGCGGCCATTGAAAAAGAGCCGCTGCGTACGGTGACTACGCTGATCCCTGAAGCTCAGCCAGAACCTTCCCGCTGGGAAAAAATGCCGTTCTGGAAAAAAGCGCGTCCGTGGGCTGCGCAACTGACCCAGGTGGGCGTCGCGGCCTGTGTTTCTCTGGCGGTCATTGTGGGTGTTCAGCACTACAACCAGCCGCAGGGCAGTGCCACGCAGACATCCGACTCGCCGGTCTTCAACACGCTGCCAATGATGGGCAAAGCCTCTCCGGTCAGCCTGGGCGTACCTTCTGATGCGTTTGATACCAACAGCGCCAATCAGCAGGTGCAGGACCAGCGTCGTCGTGTAAACGCCATGCTGCAGGACTATGAACTTCAGCGTCGCCTGCACGCGGATCAGCTGCAGTTTGAAACCAGTGCGCCAAAACAGGCTCAGGTTGATGTTCCCGGAAACCAATCATTAGGACAGCAGCAGCAGTAA